The genomic window GAGATGAGATGTTTAATGAGTTTAAAGAATATGTAAAGCATTCTGGAATAGTTGAGGGAGGCAAATATAGTGCTTTTGAGTTAATAACATTCATCTGGGGAAATAATCTAAAAGTTTGCTTAATTGATTATTTTTCAGGAATATTTTCATTATTAATTTTACTTATTAACACATATATACTTTCCTATGTTTTATATAAATATGGGTTAAATAAATTTATTTATCTTGTTCTACCACATGGAATTTTTGAGATTCCTGCATTAATATTATCTGTGTCTGGAGGAATACTTTTTAATATAATGTTGTTCTACTTATTTAGAAGGGAGTTTGGTAAAGCTTATATCTACTTAAAAGAATCATTAAAAATCTTAATATTCTCTATTATATTATTTATAATAGCAGGAATAATAGAAGGTACTGTAACATTTAAATTAGCTATGTCAGTGGGATAGTTATGATAATTATAATAAACTATAAGACATATAAAGAGAGTTTAGGAAAAAGAGGGTTAGAGATTGCTAAGATAGCTGAGAAAGTATCAGAAGAAAGTGGGGTTAATATTGCTGTTGCTCCACAATATGTTGATTTAAGAATGATAGCTGAAAATGTGAATATCCCTGTGTATGCACAGCATGTTGATAATATAAAACCTGGAAGCCATACAGGGCATATATTGCCAGAATCAATAAAAGATATATGTATTGGAACATTATTAAATCATTCTGAAAAAAGGTTATTATTATCTGATATAGAAGAGCTAATAAATAGATGTAGAGAATTGAAATTAGAGACTGTTGTTTGCACAAATAATATCAATACATCTAAAGCTGTAGCTGCACTAAATCCTGATTATATAGCTGTTGAGCCTCCAGAACTTATAGGAACAGGAATTCCTGTATCAAAAGCAAATCCTGAAGTAGTTGAAGGAACAGTTAAAGCCGTAAAGGAAATAAATAAAGATGTAAAAGTACTTTGTGGAGCAGGGATTAGCAAAGGAGAAGATGTAAAAGCGGCTTTAGATCTTGGAGCTGAGGGAGTGTTACTAGCTTCTGGAGTAGTAAAAGCTAAAAATGTTGAGGAAGCTATAAGAGAATTAATAAAATATATCTAAATTTGGTGAGAGTAAATGCCTAATTATCATGTGACACTACAAGCTGCATATATAGTGAGAAATGTTGATGATGTAGAGGATGCTATTAATATAGCTATATCACAGATAGGTAAGACTTTAAACAAAGCTGGAATGAATTATGTTGATATAGATGTGGGTTTAACAGTTTGTCCAAAATGTGGGGAATTGATAGATTGTGTATTAGTTGTAGCAAGAACAGCTTTAGTGGGAGTGTTATTATCAATGAAAGTTTTTAATGCTGAAAATCAGGAACATGCTATAAGAATAGCTAAAGCTACAATAGGAAAAGTTTTAAAAGATATTCCATTAGAGCCTGTAGAAGTTGTAGAAATCTAATCTAATAATTCTGAAAATAATTTAATTATATCTTTTGATGATAAAACACCAACTATAACTTCTTCACATGAAGATTTCACATATAGATGGTGTATTTTATTTTCAGCCATAATTTCTACTGCTTTTTCTAAAGGAGTTTCTGGATTAACAGTTATAACTTTTGTAGTCATTATTTCCTCTGCAGTTTTTTCTAAGTCTTTATAATGCTTTAAAATATCAGTATCTGTTATAACTCCCCAATACTGATGCCCATCTGAAACCACAACAGAAGAAATGTTATGTTTTGCCATAATTTTTATTATATCTTTAAGTTTAGCCTCTAAAGGAACTTCTACAACTCCTTTTACCATTACATCTCTTACTAAATATTTTGATATCATTTTTTCCCTCCCCCTATATAAAGTCCCTCTCAGTTAGTGCCGATTTCATCATTAAAAAATTCAGTGGGGGTAACTTTCATCATTGAGGGGTTGTTCTTATTTTAAAAATATAGTAATTATATAATATAATAATATTAACACAACTATTCCCAAAAACATATATTGTGTTCTCATCATAGCCTTTCTTTTCTTTAAATATTCAATTCTACACTTATCAGAGCAGAAAACTTTATCTGGTGGAATAGAGATTCCACAATTTAAACAGTGTCTATGTGGTTCAATCATTCTATCACAGTTCCATTAATTTTTCCAATTATAGCATTTAATAAATTTTCTGGCTCTCCTTTAACAATAATTGTCCTTATTCTTGCTCTCTCTATTATCTTTGCAGCTAATGGATCCACTACACTGGAGCTACCAGCTTCAGATGAAGCTTTTAAAGCTATCTCAAAGAGTTCTTTAAATGAGAGCTTATTATATTTTTTAGCATCTTTATATTTTTTAGGATCTTTGTCATAAACTCCATCAACATTTGTGGCTATAACCAATAAATCTGCTTTTATATATTCTGCCAACATAGCTGATACTGCATCAGTTGTATGGCCTGGATGTGTTCCACCCATAACTGGAATTTTGTTTAATTTTAATATTAATTCTGCCTCTTCAAAATTTTTAGGAATAGATTTAATAGCATACTCTCCTAAAGCTGAAATAATTAGCATAGCATTTAATCTTGTAGCTTCTATTCCAATAGCATCACAGAAGCTATTATCAGCATTAAATTGCTTAGCAGCTTTTATATATTCTCTAGCCGTCCTTCCACCACCAACAACTACTGCAACTTCATGACCTTCATCTTTAATTTTTTTTAAGATATTTGAAATTGCTTTTATCTTTTCAACATCTATATTGTTTGGAGCTAATATAGAACCCCCAATATCAAAAACTATTCTCATAATTTCACTCTTTCAATTTTTTAAATACCTCTTCTAACACATTTATTGTTTTTTCTAAAGCTTCACCATGTTTTATACATGTAAAACAGCATTCAAACTGAGATGGTGGAATAAAAACTCCCCTCTTTAATAATTCATAGAAATAATTCATAAACATTTTTATGTCACTCTTTTTAGCAATATCATAATTTATAACATCTTCCTTATTAAAGTAGATTTGAAACATAGAGCCAATATTATAAACTCTTGCTTCTATATTATATTTTTCTATTAAATCTCTTAAAGTATTAGCTAATGTTTCAGCAAATTTGAATGTCTTTTTATAAAATTCATCATCTAACTGCTTCAATGTAGCTATTCCTGCAGTCACTGAAACAGGATTACCATTAAATGTTCCAGCTTGATACACTTTTCCTAATGGGGAAAAATTATTCATAATTTCTTCTTTTCCTGCTATAGCCCCTATTGGATAACCTCCTCCTAAGATTTTTCCTAATGTTGTTATGTCTGGAATTACATTAAAATATTCTTGTGCTCCTCCTCTTGCCAGTCTAAAACCAGTTATTACTTCATCAAATATTAGTAATATTCCCTCTTCTTCTGTTATTTCTCTTAAAAATTTTAAAAAACCATTTTTTGGTAGAATACATCCAACATTAGCCATTACTGGTTCAACCATAATACATGCTATTTCATCTTTATTCTCTTTTATAGCCTTTTCCACTGCATCTTCATCATTGAATGGAACTAAAATAGTGTTTTTAACAGTTTCTTCAGGAATTCCTAAAGAATTTGGAGCCCCATGAGTTAAAGCTCCACTACCACTTTTTACTAAAACATAATCATGTGCTCCATGATATGCTCCATCAAATTTTATAATCTTTTTTCTTCCAGTGTAACCTCTTGCTAACCTAATAGCTGACATTGTAGCCTCAGTTCCTGAATTAACAAATCTTACCTTTTCAGCTGATGGAACATAAGAAACTACAAGTTTAGCTAACTCTATTTCTTTTTCTGTAGGGCATCCAAATGTAGAACCTTTTCTTATTTGCTCTATTACCTCTTTAATAACTATTTCATTACAATGACCTAATACTAGAGGACCATAAGCTAAACAATAATCAATATATTTATTACCATCAACATCATAAATATAACATCCTTCACCTCTATCAACAAAAAAAGGATATGGTTCAAAATATCTAACAGGGCTATTAACTCCACCAACTAAGTATTTTTTTGCTTCTTCAAATAACTCTTTAGATTTCATGAACCCACCTATATTCTCAATGTGTTTTTATTATTATTTAAAATTTTATATTTATTTTTAACTCTCCTTGTTTTAATGGATGAGCGATTCAAACATAGTCCTACCCATATTTTGACCGTTTGTGTACAGTTTCCATCCTTGTTTTAATGGATAAGCGATTCAAACAGTTTTAGAGATGACACAATGAACAGGGATAGAGGTTTCCATCCTTGTTTTAATGGATAAGCGATTCAAACGATAATATCAGTTAGTTATCCAGACTTCTTAAAGATGTTTCCATCCTTGTTTTAATGGATAAGCGATTCAAACATTATGTGGCTAGAATGAATAAAATAGCAATAGAAACAAATAATATGTTTCCATCCTTGTTTTAATGGATAAGCGATTCAAACAAGCAAAGACGCAGCTGAGAAGTTAGAATCCAAAATGTTTCCATCCTTGTTTTAATGGATAAGCGATTCAAACAGGATATGGATTATTTATATGAGTTTTATTACCATGGTTTCCATCCTTGTTTTAATGGATGAGCGATTCAAACATATAATAAAAAGATCATTATTGAAAATTGTTGAAAGTTTCCATCCTTGTTTTAATGGATGAGCGATTCAAACCCTATGCAACCACTAATTATATTCGCCAAAACTCCTATATAAACCTTTCTTTTTCAACTAGAATTTTCTTACTGCCCAATTATTAAAACCTTTATAAAGTTAAGAAAGATTATGCAAATTATTTATAAATATAACGCACAACTGTATCATAAAATATAAACAATTATAACTTATCTAACTAAAATAAAAACAAACTAAACATAAAACCATAAAAATAAAAATAAATAACAAAAATAATTAAAAAATCTCAATTTTAATTAGAAAAAATCATTATTACTTTTCACTAATTTTCTCATACAAATTTTAACAAGAGGATATATAAAGGCAAGAAAAGTTAATTAGAAAAATTGATATAGTTATTAAAAATCTTTATATATAGTTTATATATTTAAATGTAGATAAACTCTAAAAAATTTTTAAGGTCAAAATTATGGATGCATTAGTAATGGCTGGTGGTAAAGGAAAGAGATTAGGAGGTCTAGAAAAACCATTAATAAAAATAAATAAGAAACATCTTATTGACTATATAATTTCTGCTTTAAATGAATCTAAGATAAAAAATATATATGTAGCTACTTCACCATATACACAGAGAACTAAAGAATATTTAAAAAAACATTATAAAAACATTTTTATAATAGAAACTCCTGGAAATGGATATATAGAAGATTTAAATTATTGTATAAAATATTTTAAAGAACCATTCTTAACTGTTTGCTCAGACATAATAAATCTAAATTCTAAGCTCATAAATGATATAATAGACTATTATAGAAAAAGTGATGTAGAGGCTCTAAATGTTATGATACCAAAAGATATATACCCTAACCCACATCTATGTTATGAGAATTTAGTTCCTGCAGGAATAAATATTGTTTCTCCTAAAAAAGGCTATCAAAAAGAAGGAATCTATATAACAAAAAAATTAATCTTTAACATTAATACAAAGGAAGATTTATTATTAGCTAAAAAGCTTTTTGAGAGGTAATATATATGAAAAAGCTTCCTGCTAAAATAATATTTGGAAAGAATATTGTAGGAAACCTTGGGAGTGTTTTAGGTAGAGTAGTTGATATAGTTTTTGATGAGAAAATAGGAAAGATAGTTTCTTTAGAAGTAGAGCCAGAAGAGGGTAGTCCAATAGATATAGCTGATGGAAAAAATGTTTTTATTCCATATAAAGCTGTAATAGCTATAAAAGATGTTGTTGTAATAGATGAGAAATATCTGACCCAAGCATATATAAAGCCTGTTGAATAATATGAAAGCTGATATTATTCTAAAAGACAAAGATAAATTTGTAACATCAAATCAAATCTTGTTACTTTTAGCTTTATATAAAACAAAGTCTCAAAATTCTGCTGCAAAATTGTTAAATATTTCTCCATCTTCATTTAATATACAATTAAAGAGGTTAGAAAAGAAACTTGGATTTAAACTATATTACTCTTCTCCAAATGGTACTGTGTTAACAGAAAAGGCTATAAATTTATTAGAAGAATATTTAATAAAAAAAAGTAGATTAGAAAGTGAGAGATTTACAGTTTCAGGATATATTTCTGGAGAATTGGCTAAAAAATTATTTGATGATCCTATTATAACATCCTTTAATAATGCCATAAAACTATTAAAAATGGATCTTGTTGATATTCTTGGTTTGGATGATAGCTATTGGCTATATAGGTTAGAAGATGATAGATTTTTAAAGAGTGAAGTAGGGAATAAAAAAATAGATATTATACACACTTATGAAGACCATTTTGTTATGGTGTATAAAGAAGAGTTTAATTATAAAAACCTTATTGGGATAAGATATAGCCCACATAGAATTTTATATAATATATTAAAGAGTAATAATATAAATTTTAGAGTTAGAATAAGAGTTAATAATCCATTTAAAGCTATTGAATTAGTTAATAAAGGGTATAGTTTATTTTTAAATGAATCCTTAATTAAATATGCGGAAGGTTTAAATATAGAATATCCTAAATTTTATGAGAAAACAATACATACCATTACATTTATAAAACTTTATTAGGTGAAACATTATGAGTGTTTGGCAAGGTAGAAGTAGAAGAAAACCTTCTGGAGGAATGTATAAAAAAGCTAGAAAAAAGAGAAAATATGAAATGGGAAGAGAGCCTATAGAGACACATGTTTGTAGTGAAGGAATGAAGTTAAAGATAGTTAGAGTTAGGGGAGGAAATAGAAAGGTAAAAGTTGTTAGAACAGCTTATGCAAATGTTATTGATCCTGAAACAAATATAGCTAAAAAAGTAAAAATAATAACAGTAAAAGAAAACCAAGCAAATATACACTATGTTAGAAGAAATGTTATAACAAAAGGAGCTATTATTGAAACTGAATTAGGATTAGCAAAAGTAACTTCAAGACCTGGGCAAGATGGAACAGTTAATGCTGTTTTAATAAAAGAGAATTAATGTGGAACTGGTAAATTAAGCTCTTTTCTATGCTCTATTTCTTTACTATTCTTATCTTTTTTAGTTTTAGCTAATTTTATAACAAGATCTAAACCTGGCTTAACCTCTTCTATTGGCTTTATTTCTAAGTAACCATCTTCCACCATTTTATTAAAGAATTCTTCTCCTTTTTTAGTTCTAATAAATACTGTACTCCATCCATCAGGGCTACCTACTGATCCTGTGGAGATATCTGCTAACTCAGCTGTATAATCTAAACAGACATGACAGGATGTTTGTTCATATGGATGAGTTTCTTTTAACTTTATAGCTTTTGTTTCTCCCCATCTTGTATAAACCCAGAACTTACCTTTTCCAATATCTAATTTAACAACATCATCCATCTTCACATTACAATGCTCCTCAACAATTAATTTTAAACCTTCATATGGGAAGTTCTCCATACAGAATATACCAATAATTAAAGCAATTTTATCAGCTACATGTCTAAAGCCTAAAGGATATTTTATAAGCTTTCTAACTGCTCTAACTTGACAAGGTGTCCCAACTACCCCTATTTTTTCACATCCATATTCCCTTGCAGCAGATTTCAAAACAGATATATTAGGGCAAACACTATATTTTGTCCCTGCTGCTTCTAAAACTTCTTCAACAGTTGTAGCTACTTTAGGGTAAGGCATAAACCCATCTTTTTTGTCTGCAACTATAACCCCATCTAATAAATTGTTCTCTAAACCATATATAAAAGCTGTTGAAACAATCCCCCCATCTTGGGACTTTTTTAAAACTTCTTTTAATTTAGATCTTGCTGAAACAACTTTTATATATTTTCCAAGCTCGCTCATGTTATTCCCCCTCTATATTTTCCAAGAACTTTGGATATCTAATCCTTGGACATTGGAAAGAACATACTCCACATTTTATACATGTCTCTTTAATTACAGGCCTGCCATCTATCATCTCTATAGCTCTTGTTGGACAGGAGGCTGCACATGTTCCACAGCCCATACACAGATCTTTATTAACAACCTCAGTTATCAAATCACATCCACATGCTTTTGTTTTCTTATCAACAAATAAGGAAAGGTAATCTACATCATTATTCAATAAGGCTAAAATCACATTATATATTATATCAGGACTTGGAGGGCAACCAGGAATAGAAAGGTCCACATTTATAACCTCTGATAATGGAGTAAAGGCATTATGTACTGGTTTTGGCTTTTGGTTTCCTTTACAAAATCTTGTTATTCCTCCTGTAACAGCACAAGATCCAAGGGCTATAACAATCTTAGCTCTCTCCCTAACCTCCTTAGCAACTTCCAATGAGTGATGATCATCTAAACAAACAGCTCCTTCAACTATAGCTATATCACATTCAGGAATTTCTCTAACATCCATTAATGTCTGAGAATAAACTAATTCAACCTTATCTAAAACTTCAAGTAACCTTTCATACAAATCTGTTAATGAAACTAAACATCCACAACAGCTACAAAGTTGTACATGGGCTATTTTAACCATTTTTTCACCTCTTCAATAACAAGATCACAAGCTCTATCTATAGCATCCTCTACCTCCTTAGAAAGCCCAATATGAACATCTGGTTCAGAAATATATTTAGCTTGGCAGCCAATAACCTTTACTTCTATACCTTTTTTAGACAGCTCTTTTAATTTCTCAGCTAATGGATAATTATGGATATCAATTCTATCATATCTAACATCTGGGAGCTCTTCTAAGGATAATATCTTCAACTCCCCAGGTTTTAATCCATAGTCAATTACATCCACTAATAAAACTTTTTTCACTTTAGATTCTTCATCTATTAAAGATAGAACATGTGAAGCGGCACAGCCAGCATCCAATATAGCTATTCTATCATCATTAATTTTCTCTTTTAACTTTTCAATAACATGATAGGCAAAACCATCATCAGCAAATAAAATATTTCCACAGCCAATAATTAAAATTTCTTTTTGTAAATATGAAGGATTTAAATCCATTTTCTCCCTCTAAAACCCCAGGGTCCCTTTTTAGGGTTCCCCTTGGGGCTTATAACATTCTTTTTTCAATAACTCTGTTATCTTCTTTAACTATTATATGGGTTGCACATGAAGCTCATATGTCATAAGCTCTCATAATTACTTCAGCATACTGGTGAGGATAGCCTTCAATAGCTTTTTCAACTACTGGGAAGTTCCAAGTGGAAGCTGCTGTTATTGAATATCTCTTTATTTTTCCATCTTTGGTTGTTTCAGCCATGTGAACATTTGTTCCTCTTGGAGCTTCATGTATTCCAATTCCAAATCCTTCTTTGTATTCAATCTCTGCCCTTGTTTTTCCATTTATATTAACTTCATCTAATATTTCATAAGCTCTATAAACTGCTCCAAAATTCTCTTTTGCTCTTGCTATGTTAATATCTAAAGCACTTTTTGGCTTGAATTTTCCAAATGTAATCATTCTTGCTCTAGGCCCTACTTCAACAGGACTACCATTATATAAAGGTATCATAACAGATGTTTCTAAGCCAATCTCATTTCCATAATATCTCTGTGGAGGGATTTCAATAAATTGATCCCAATCTATTTTCTCCCTATCTCCATAAGTTGGTGATGTTGCTAAAAATGGACAGTTGTGCATTCCTAAGTTAGGAATACCACTCTCTTCCAAAAATCTCTCAACTAATGGAACATACTTTTCATAAAGCTCATATGCCAACTTTTCATATTCTCTTAAACCATAATAGATCTTAGCTTTAGCCCTTTCAGTAATATTATTTCTAACCCCTCCAACAACTAAATTTGGAGGATGTATTCCTTCTCCACCAACTATATCAACTATCATTTGTCCAATTTTTCTCATTTTTTGGATGATTTTTATTAACTCAATTTTTAATTCTTCTTCACCCTCTTTAATAAAGTCATCAAGTGTTAATAAATGGTGTAATGGATGTGAATGCATCCTATTTCCTAAACCTATTAGCTCCCTCAAAAGTAACCCATCTTTTGGAACTTCACAGTTTAATGCATTTTCTATAGCTTCACATGAAGCAATACCATGGGTAGCTTGACATATTCCACATATTCTCATAACAGCAATAGGAGCAAATTCTATAGGTTTTCCCCTTAACATGGATTCAAATCCTCTAACAGGTGTTGTATTAATGTAATAAGCCCTTTTAACAATCTCTCCTTCAACTTCCAATATCAACTTTGAATGTCCTTCATGCCTTGTAGTTGGACTTAGTTCAATTCTCATGATGATCACTTTTAAGAATTTTTAAGGTTATAAATATAATTTTAATTTAGCAAATTTATTCTAATATCTCTTTAAAAAAATTAATAAACTAAATTAAATCCTTAAATATGCTAAATGGTTATAGAAATTTCTTATTTTTTATTAAATCTATTTTTAAAAATAAGAAACTTTTAATAATATTCATCAAAATATTTAAAAATTTTTAAAAAATATTAGAATTAATCAATTAATCGAAAATTATAAATATATAATGTGCTAACATAATTATGGTGATAAAAAATGGAAGAGATCTGTAAAGAAATAGCACCAAAGATAATGCCAATAATGTTACCAAAAGCTTTAGAGAATTTTTTAATGAAAATTCCTGAAAAGGAGAGAGATAAACTTATTATGGATATTGTAGATATTATTGTTTCAAAGACAGATAATCAAGAGATTTCAAGTAAGTTTGTTAAGGAGTTTGAATCAATATTAAATATTAAAGGGTTAAAAATACATTCAAGAGGAGGAAAAGGAGCTATAAAAGAGAAAATTTCTCCAATGGATACATTTTTATCTGGCTTATGTGGGTGTATAGCTATAGCAGTAGGAAATACTTTATTAGAAAAAAATATTGAAGCTGATATCAATGTTAAAGGATCTGTAGAAAAAAATTTTGAAAAAGGATGTATTGAAAAGATAAAATTGGATATTTATGTTAAACCTAAAAAAGATGTAAATAAAGAAGAGTTAAAAACTCTTGTATTAAAAGGTTCTAATAAGTGTTTAATCTCTAATTCCTTAAAATGTGAAGTAATTAAAAATGTTATAATAGAGTAGGTGGAAAAATGGAGGACATTCCTGTAATTGGAAAAGATAAATTAGGAAGAGTTATTAGAGATTGGTCAGTAAAACCATGGTTTGGAATAGATAGGAAAGATATTAAATGGTATCCAGAAATTAATTATGAAAAATGTATTGGATGTGGTCTCTGTTTCTTAACTTGTGCAAATAGGGTAGTGTTTGATTGGGATGAAGAGAAAAAAAGGCCTATAGTGGCAAGACCTTACAACTGTGTTGTAGCATGTACCACCTGTAAAACCCTATGTCCAGTGGATGCTATAGAATTTCCAAAAAAAGAATATATTCAAAATATCATAAAAGAATATAAGATTTTAGCAAAAATAAAAGAGAAATTAAAAGAAGCTGGATTAATTTAAATATACTATCCACTTAAATAAACAAATCTCAAAGCAAATATTGCTGCTAAGATATAAACCAACCAGTGGACTTCTTTAGCCCTTCCAGTGAAGATTTTTAATATTGGATATGTTATAAATCCTAAAGCTAAACCAGTAGCTATACTAAATGTCAAAGGAATTGTTAATATTGTTATAAAAGCTGGAATAGATTCAGTATAATCATCAAAATTAATATTTTTTATAGCTTTCATCATTAAAGCTCCAACAATAACTAAAGCTGAAGCTGTAGCATATGTAGGGATAGCTTTAACCAAGGGGTAAAAGAAGAGAGATAATAAAAATAATAAAGCTACAACAACTGAAACAAATCCTGTTTTTCCACCCATTGCAATTCCAGAAGCAGATTCTATATATGTTGTTACTGTTGATGTCCCTAATAGAGATCCTAAAACTGTTCCTGTAGCATCAGACATTAAAGCTTTTTCTACTCTTGGCAACTTTCCATCTTTATCTAAATATCCTGCCTGTGATGAGAGAGCACTCAGTGTTCCTATAGTATCAAACATATCAACAAAGAAGAATGACATCACAATTGTTAATAATCCCAAATTTAAAGCACCAAATATATCAAGTTTTAAAAATGTTGGCTCTATTGAGGGGGGTAATGAAACAATCCCACTAGGAAATTGTG from Methanocaldococcus villosus KIN24-T80 includes these protein-coding regions:
- a CDS encoding stage II sporulation protein M; amino-acid sequence: MREIYILLILYETIKEILNIKEILKALIRNRKIILFVSIMFLSFFIISYILINSNMYFLQVGDEMFNEFKEYVKHSGIVEGGKYSAFELITFIWGNNLKVCLIDYFSGIFSLLILLINTYILSYVLYKYGLNKFIYLVLPHGIFEIPALILSVSGGILFNIMLFYLFRREFGKAYIYLKESLKILIFSIILFIIAGIIEGTVTFKLAMSVG
- the tpiA gene encoding triose-phosphate isomerase, with protein sequence MIIIINYKTYKESLGKRGLEIAKIAEKVSEESGVNIAVAPQYVDLRMIAENVNIPVYAQHVDNIKPGSHTGHILPESIKDICIGTLLNHSEKRLLLSDIEELINRCRELKLETVVCTNNINTSKAVAALNPDYIAVEPPELIGTGIPVSKANPEVVEGTVKAVKEINKDVKVLCGAGISKGEDVKAALDLGAEGVLLASGVVKAKNVEEAIRELIKYI
- a CDS encoding DUF555 domain-containing protein → MPNYHVTLQAAYIVRNVDDVEDAINIAISQIGKTLNKAGMNYVDIDVGLTVCPKCGELIDCVLVVARTALVGVLLSMKVFNAENQEHAIRIAKATIGKVLKDIPLEPVEVVEI
- a CDS encoding CBS domain-containing protein; translated protein: MISKYLVRDVMVKGVVEVPLEAKLKDIIKIMAKHNISSVVVSDGHQYWGVITDTDILKHYKDLEKTAEEIMTTKVITVNPETPLEKAVEIMAENKIHHLYVKSSCEEVIVGVLSSKDIIKLFSELLD
- a CDS encoding DUF2116 family Zn-ribbon domain-containing protein yields the protein MIEPHRHCLNCGISIPPDKVFCSDKCRIEYLKKRKAMMRTQYMFLGIVVLILLYYIITIFLK
- the pyrH gene encoding UMP kinase encodes the protein MRIVFDIGGSILAPNNIDVEKIKAISNILKKIKDEGHEVAVVVGGGRTAREYIKAAKQFNADNSFCDAIGIEATRLNAMLIISALGEYAIKSIPKNFEEAELILKLNKIPVMGGTHPGHTTDAVSAMLAEYIKADLLVIATNVDGVYDKDPKKYKDAKKYNKLSFKELFEIALKASSEAGSSSVVDPLAAKIIERARIRTIIVKGEPENLLNAIIGKINGTVIE
- the hemL gene encoding glutamate-1-semialdehyde 2,1-aminomutase translates to MKSKELFEEAKKYLVGGVNSPVRYFEPYPFFVDRGEGCYIYDVDGNKYIDYCLAYGPLVLGHCNEIVIKEVIEQIRKGSTFGCPTEKEIELAKLVVSYVPSAEKVRFVNSGTEATMSAIRLARGYTGRKKIIKFDGAYHGAHDYVLVKSGSGALTHGAPNSLGIPEETVKNTILVPFNDEDAVEKAIKENKDEIACIMVEPVMANVGCILPKNGFLKFLREITEEEGILLIFDEVITGFRLARGGAQEYFNVIPDITTLGKILGGGYPIGAIAGKEEIMNNFSPLGKVYQAGTFNGNPVSVTAGIATLKQLDDEFYKKTFKFAETLANTLRDLIEKYNIEARVYNIGSMFQIYFNKEDVINYDIAKKSDIKMFMNYFYELLKRGVFIPPSQFECCFTCIKHGEALEKTINVLEEVFKKLKE
- the cobY gene encoding adenosylcobinamide-phosphate guanylyltransferase; translation: MDALVMAGGKGKRLGGLEKPLIKINKKHLIDYIISALNESKIKNIYVATSPYTQRTKEYLKKHYKNIFIIETPGNGYIEDLNYCIKYFKEPFLTVCSDIINLNSKLINDIIDYYRKSDVEALNVMIPKDIYPNPHLCYENLVPAGINIVSPKKGYQKEGIYITKKLIFNINTKEDLLLAKKLFER
- a CDS encoding PRC-barrel domain-containing protein, with translation MKKLPAKIIFGKNIVGNLGSVLGRVVDIVFDEKIGKIVSLEVEPEEGSPIDIADGKNVFIPYKAVIAIKDVVVIDEKYLTQAYIKPVE
- a CDS encoding helix-turn-helix domain-containing protein, whose translation is MKADIILKDKDKFVTSNQILLLLALYKTKSQNSAAKLLNISPSSFNIQLKRLEKKLGFKLYYSSPNGTVLTEKAINLLEEYLIKKSRLESERFTVSGYISGELAKKLFDDPIITSFNNAIKLLKMDLVDILGLDDSYWLYRLEDDRFLKSEVGNKKIDIIHTYEDHFVMVYKEEFNYKNLIGIRYSPHRILYNILKSNNINFRVRIRVNNPFKAIELVNKGYSLFLNESLIKYAEGLNIEYPKFYEKTIHTITFIKLY
- a CDS encoding 30S ribosomal protein S8e produces the protein MSVWQGRSRRKPSGGMYKKARKKRKYEMGREPIETHVCSEGMKLKIVRVRGGNRKVKVVRTAYANVIDPETNIAKKVKIITVKENQANIHYVRRNVITKGAIIETELGLAKVTSRPGQDGTVNAVLIKEN
- the frhB gene encoding coenzyme F420 hydrogenase subunit beta codes for the protein MSELGKYIKVVSARSKLKEVLKKSQDGGIVSTAFIYGLENNLLDGVIVADKKDGFMPYPKVATTVEEVLEAAGTKYSVCPNISVLKSAAREYGCEKIGVVGTPCQVRAVRKLIKYPLGFRHVADKIALIIGIFCMENFPYEGLKLIVEEHCNVKMDDVVKLDIGKGKFWVYTRWGETKAIKLKETHPYEQTSCHVCLDYTAELADISTGSVGSPDGWSTVFIRTKKGEEFFNKMVEDGYLEIKPIEEVKPGLDLVIKLAKTKKDKNSKEIEHRKELNLPVPH
- the frhG gene encoding coenzyme F420 hydrogenase subunit gamma; translation: MVKIAHVQLCSCCGCLVSLTDLYERLLEVLDKVELVYSQTLMDVREIPECDIAIVEGAVCLDDHHSLEVAKEVRERAKIVIALGSCAVTGGITRFCKGNQKPKPVHNAFTPLSEVINVDLSIPGCPPSPDIIYNVILALLNNDVDYLSLFVDKKTKACGCDLITEVVNKDLCMGCGTCAASCPTRAIEMIDGRPVIKETCIKCGVCSFQCPRIRYPKFLENIEGE
- the frhD gene encoding coenzyme F420-reducing hydrogenase, FrhD protein, coding for MDLNPSYLQKEILIIGCGNILFADDGFAYHVIEKLKEKINDDRIAILDAGCAASHVLSLIDEESKVKKVLLVDVIDYGLKPGELKILSLEELPDVRYDRIDIHNYPLAEKLKELSKKGIEVKVIGCQAKYISEPDVHIGLSKEVEDAIDRACDLVIEEVKKWLK